From one Actinopolyspora saharensis genomic stretch:
- a CDS encoding lysophospholipid acyltransferase family protein has translation MANARVIPLYPDGEEPRTGGQDGAEGVPGSSRTREEQEEGHADWQESLVDALAFVRRRLLGEYGVDEFGFDRELTDRLVLPALRAVYENWFRVEAIGLDNVPSDSGALVVANHSGTLPWDALMTTVALRDRHPAGRHLRMLGADLVFAAPLIGSLARRTGQTLACNEDAERLLRAGELVGVWPEGFKGIGKPFRDRYKLQRFGRGGFVSAAMRRGVPIVPCSIVGAEEIHPKIGDIRPLARLLGMPYFPVTPFFPQLGALGAVPLPTKWYIEFGEPIETAEYGAEAADDPMVVFDLSDQVRENVQETIYRLLAQRSSVFFG, from the coding sequence ATGGCGAACGCGAGAGTGATCCCGCTCTACCCGGACGGGGAGGAGCCTCGAACGGGCGGGCAGGACGGCGCGGAGGGCGTACCCGGTTCCTCCCGGACGCGGGAGGAGCAGGAGGAGGGCCACGCCGACTGGCAAGAGTCCCTCGTCGACGCGCTCGCCTTCGTCCGGCGGCGCCTGCTCGGCGAGTACGGGGTGGACGAGTTCGGCTTCGACAGGGAACTCACCGACAGGCTCGTCCTGCCCGCGCTGCGGGCCGTCTACGAGAACTGGTTCCGGGTGGAGGCCATCGGCCTGGACAACGTGCCCAGCGACTCGGGAGCCCTCGTTGTGGCCAACCACTCGGGCACGTTGCCGTGGGACGCGCTGATGACCACGGTCGCGCTGCGCGACCGGCACCCCGCGGGCAGGCACCTGCGGATGCTCGGCGCCGATCTGGTCTTCGCCGCCCCGCTGATCGGTTCCCTGGCCAGGCGGACGGGGCAGACCCTCGCGTGCAACGAGGACGCGGAGCGCCTGCTGCGCGCCGGGGAACTGGTCGGGGTGTGGCCCGAGGGGTTCAAGGGGATCGGCAAGCCCTTCCGGGACCGCTACAAGCTGCAGCGTTTCGGGCGCGGTGGTTTCGTCTCGGCGGCCATGCGACGCGGGGTTCCCATAGTGCCCTGCTCCATCGTCGGGGCGGAGGAGATCCACCCCAAGATCGGCGACATCCGCCCGCTGGCGCGCTTGCTCGGGATGCCCTACTTCCCCGTCACACCGTTTTTCCCGCAGCTCGGCGCGCTCGGTGCGGTGCCGCTGCCCACCAAGTGGTACATCGAGTTCGGCGAGCCCATCGAAACCGCCGAGTACGGGGCCGAGGCGGCCGATGACCCGATGGTCGTGTTCGACCTGAGCGACCAGGTGCGGGAGAACGTCCAGGAGACGATCTACCGGTTGTTGGCGCAGCGCAGCAGCGTCTTCTTCGGCTGA
- the hemC gene encoding hydroxymethylbilane synthase, which translates to MTNTLRIGTRGSALAMAQSTAVAEELERAGYTTELVRVSTPGDQSQAPISEIGVGVFTSALREALAAGEVDVAVHSYKDLPTAADPRLALAAVPSREDPRDALLARDGLTLGELPPGSVVGTGSPRRASQLEALGLGLEVRGIRGNVDTRMRKVTDGELDAVVLARAGLARVGRLEVVTESLDPLQMLPAPAQGALAVECRVEDVDTEHLLQSVLDDEASRVAVAAERAMLAALEAGCSAPVGALAGVVEDLDEDGRAVRRLSMRGVAATEDNELLRASATGETTAAEQLGNGIAAQLLEAGAALLSGPGSS; encoded by the coding sequence TTGACGAACACTCTCCGCATCGGCACCAGGGGAAGTGCTCTCGCCATGGCGCAGAGCACTGCGGTTGCCGAGGAGCTGGAGCGTGCGGGCTACACGACCGAGCTGGTCCGGGTCTCCACCCCCGGTGACCAGTCGCAGGCCCCGATCAGCGAGATCGGTGTCGGCGTGTTCACCTCGGCGTTGCGCGAGGCGCTCGCCGCGGGTGAGGTCGATGTGGCGGTGCACTCCTACAAGGACCTGCCCACCGCTGCCGATCCCAGGCTCGCGCTGGCCGCGGTCCCCTCCAGGGAGGACCCGCGGGACGCGCTGTTGGCGAGGGACGGTCTGACGTTGGGCGAACTACCCCCGGGCTCCGTTGTGGGGACCGGTTCGCCGCGCCGCGCCAGCCAGCTCGAAGCCCTCGGACTGGGGCTGGAGGTGCGCGGTATTCGTGGCAATGTGGACACCCGTATGCGCAAGGTGACCGACGGTGAGCTGGACGCCGTCGTGCTCGCCCGCGCGGGTCTGGCCAGGGTGGGCCGACTCGAGGTGGTCACTGAATCGCTCGATCCGCTGCAGATGCTGCCCGCACCCGCCCAGGGCGCGTTGGCAGTGGAGTGCCGCGTCGAGGACGTGGACACCGAGCACTTGCTGCAGTCCGTGTTGGACGATGAGGCCAGCCGCGTCGCGGTGGCCGCCGAGCGCGCCATGCTGGCAGCGCTCGAGGCCGGCTGCAGTGCGCCCGTGGGCGCACTGGCCGGAGTGGTGGAGGACCTCGACGAGGACGGCCGCGCGGTACGGCGGCTGTCCATGCGCGGGGTGGCGGCAACCGAGGACAACGAGTTGCTTCGCGCATCCGCCACTGGTGAGACGACCGCCGCTGAGCAGCTGGGCAACGGCATCGCCGCCCAGCTGCTCGAAGCCGGGGCCGCGCTGCTCAGCGGGCCCGGCAGTAGTTGA
- the proC gene encoding pyrroline-5-carboxylate reductase, protein MSTIAVLGAGKIGESLLSGLINAGHATEKLLFTERYQQRAEELTERYGVRNADVAEAVEQADVLVVSVKPQDIDPLLELISPLVTPEKLVVTLCAGLPTELFERRFAAGTPVVRVMPNTPMLVGEAMSAVSAGTHATEAHLETVEEMLGSVGRVVRIPENQQDAVTALSGSGPAYFFYLVEAMIDAGILLGLPRAVAGELVVQSAVGSAAMLREGEGHPVIMREGVTSPGGTTISGVRELEKHGVRAALIDAIEAAHSRSVELGAKHRADPSEGDED, encoded by the coding sequence ATGTCGACGATCGCCGTACTCGGGGCAGGAAAGATCGGGGAGTCGTTGCTGTCCGGTCTGATCAACGCCGGACACGCGACGGAGAAGCTGTTGTTCACCGAGCGCTACCAGCAGCGCGCGGAGGAGCTGACCGAGCGCTACGGCGTCCGCAATGCGGACGTCGCAGAGGCCGTTGAGCAGGCCGACGTGCTGGTCGTCTCGGTCAAGCCGCAGGACATCGATCCGCTGCTCGAGCTGATCTCCCCGCTGGTCACCCCGGAGAAGCTGGTCGTGACGCTGTGCGCCGGACTGCCGACCGAGCTCTTCGAGCGGCGCTTCGCCGCGGGGACCCCGGTGGTGCGCGTCATGCCGAACACGCCGATGCTGGTCGGGGAGGCGATGAGCGCGGTCTCGGCCGGTACGCACGCCACCGAAGCGCACCTCGAGACCGTGGAGGAGATGCTGGGCAGCGTGGGGCGCGTGGTGCGCATCCCGGAGAACCAGCAGGACGCGGTCACCGCGCTGTCCGGATCCGGACCGGCCTACTTCTTCTACCTGGTCGAGGCGATGATCGACGCGGGGATCCTGCTCGGCCTGCCGCGGGCGGTGGCCGGCGAGCTGGTCGTGCAGTCCGCTGTGGGCTCGGCCGCCATGCTCCGGGAGGGCGAAGGGCATCCCGTGATCATGCGCGAGGGGGTCACCTCGCCGGGCGGCACGACGATCTCGGGAGTTCGCGAGCTGGAGAAGCACGGAGTCCGCGCCGCGTTGATCGACGCGATCGAGGCCGCCCACTCCCGCTCCGTGGAGCTGGGCGCCAAGCACCGGGCGGACCCCTCCGAGGGGGACGAGGACTGA
- a CDS encoding HAD family hydrolase, translated as MPTWPGSAERTNDGDQHGNTSETNQRTQEESLDSAKLAGQASAEAAVTAAPDGGDATAPRDLTAAAFFDVDNTMMMGASLFHFARGLAARKFFKAADLIGFAWQQVKFRVAGTENAQDLQSSREQALSFVAGRDVSDLVGLSEEIYDELMADRIWAGTRALAQMHLDAGQRVWLVTATPVELAQIMARRLGLTGALGTVAEHSRGIYTGRLVGEMLHGRAKAHAVRALAASEGLDLRRCTAYSDSANDVPMLSVVGKAVAVNPDQRLRETARSRGWEIRDFRTGRKAARIGVHSALGAGALAGALAAGLAYRRRDRS; from the coding sequence GTGCCGACATGGCCAGGCTCAGCCGAGAGAACCAACGACGGGGATCAGCACGGCAACACGTCCGAAACGAACCAACGGACGCAGGAAGAATCCCTGGACAGCGCCAAACTGGCCGGGCAGGCCTCCGCCGAAGCAGCGGTCACCGCAGCCCCGGACGGGGGCGACGCGACGGCACCGCGCGACCTGACGGCCGCCGCCTTCTTCGACGTGGACAACACGATGATGATGGGGGCCTCGCTCTTCCACTTCGCCCGCGGGCTCGCCGCCAGGAAGTTCTTCAAGGCGGCCGACCTGATCGGGTTCGCCTGGCAGCAGGTGAAGTTCCGCGTGGCCGGGACCGAGAACGCCCAGGACCTGCAGAGCAGCAGGGAGCAGGCGCTGTCCTTCGTGGCCGGGCGTGACGTGTCCGACCTCGTCGGGCTGAGCGAGGAGATCTACGACGAGCTCATGGCCGACCGGATCTGGGCGGGTACGCGCGCGCTGGCCCAGATGCACCTCGACGCGGGGCAGCGCGTGTGGCTGGTCACGGCCACCCCGGTGGAGCTGGCCCAGATAATGGCGCGGCGGCTCGGGCTCACCGGGGCGCTCGGAACGGTCGCCGAGCACTCCAGGGGCATCTACACGGGCAGACTCGTGGGTGAGATGTTGCACGGGCGGGCCAAGGCGCACGCCGTCCGCGCGCTGGCTGCCAGCGAAGGGCTGGACCTGCGCCGCTGCACCGCCTACTCGGACTCGGCCAACGACGTGCCGATGTTGTCGGTCGTCGGGAAGGCCGTCGCGGTCAACCCCGATCAACGGCTGCGCGAGACGGCGCGCTCGCGCGGCTGGGAGATCCGCGACTTCCGGACCGGCCGCAAGGCCGCGCGCATCGGGGTGCACTCCGCGCTGGGGGCAGGAGCGCTGGCCGGGGCGCTGGCGGCGGGGCTGGCCTACCGGCGCAGGGACCGCTCCTGA
- a CDS encoding glutamyl-tRNA reductase, whose product MNLLTVGLSHQSSPVRMLERVAVGAEDVDKLLHELLRKEHICEALLVATCNRVEVYAVAETFHGGLDDVTSVLARHSGSEFVELADHLYVHYAGAAVEHMFSVASGLDSMVVGEAQILGQLRQAYGDADRAGTVGKTLHELAQQALRVGKRVHSETDIDSTGASVVSEGLADAERAHGGLTGRSALLVGAGSMGALAAAQLKRLGISDVVIANRTPENGARLAESLRADGLAADTVALDGLTRAVRAADVVVTCTGAVGAVVDAETVSAALAERSSERPLVFCDLGLPRDTEPEVDELPGVTVVDLESLQRRLADENGGSAEQDASAILAEEVRSYLAAQRSAEVTPTVTALRKRAAEVVDSELLRLDSRLPELDTDVREELTRTVRRVVDKLLHTPTVRVKQLASAPGGSGYADALRELFELDPQTAAAIGTPQAVEDGERSSQAVSTSVSHAQRTQATAVSRDRSEQDGEDR is encoded by the coding sequence GTGAATCTGCTCACCGTCGGTCTGTCGCACCAGAGTTCCCCGGTACGGATGCTCGAACGTGTGGCTGTCGGTGCCGAGGACGTCGACAAACTGCTGCACGAGCTGCTGCGCAAGGAGCACATCTGCGAGGCGCTGCTCGTGGCCACGTGCAACCGTGTCGAGGTCTACGCGGTGGCGGAGACGTTCCACGGGGGACTCGACGACGTGACCTCGGTGCTGGCGCGGCACTCCGGCTCGGAGTTCGTGGAGCTGGCCGACCACCTCTACGTGCACTACGCGGGGGCCGCCGTCGAGCACATGTTCTCGGTGGCCTCGGGACTGGACTCCATGGTCGTCGGTGAGGCCCAGATCCTGGGGCAGCTCCGCCAGGCCTACGGCGACGCGGACCGCGCAGGAACGGTCGGCAAGACGCTGCACGAGCTGGCCCAGCAGGCGCTGCGCGTCGGCAAGCGGGTCCACTCCGAGACCGACATCGACTCGACCGGGGCCTCGGTCGTGTCCGAGGGACTGGCCGACGCGGAACGCGCGCACGGAGGGCTGACGGGACGCTCCGCCCTGCTCGTCGGGGCGGGCTCCATGGGCGCGCTGGCAGCGGCGCAGCTCAAGCGCCTCGGGATCTCCGACGTGGTGATCGCCAACCGGACCCCCGAGAACGGGGCCAGGTTGGCCGAGTCCCTGCGGGCGGACGGCCTGGCCGCGGACACGGTGGCCCTGGACGGGCTGACCCGGGCCGTGCGCGCGGCGGACGTGGTGGTCACCTGCACCGGCGCTGTCGGTGCCGTGGTCGACGCGGAGACCGTTTCGGCCGCCCTGGCCGAGCGCTCCTCCGAGCGGCCGCTGGTGTTCTGCGACCTCGGGCTGCCCAGGGACACCGAACCGGAAGTGGACGAGCTTCCGGGAGTCACCGTGGTGGATCTGGAATCGCTGCAGCGCAGACTCGCCGACGAGAACGGCGGCAGCGCGGAGCAGGACGCCTCGGCCATCCTCGCCGAGGAGGTCCGCTCCTACCTGGCCGCCCAGCGTTCCGCCGAGGTGACCCCGACGGTGACCGCGCTGCGCAAGCGGGCGGCCGAAGTGGTGGACTCCGAGCTGCTTCGCCTGGATTCGCGGCTGCCCGAACTCGACACCGACGTTCGCGAGGAGCTCACGCGCACTGTCCGCCGCGTGGTGGACAAACTGCTGCACACTCCGACCGTGCGGGTCAAGCAACTGGCGTCGGCGCCGGGTGGTTCCGGCTACGCCGACGCGCTCCGCGAGCTATTCGAACTGGATCCGCAGACCGCCGCCGCCATCGGTACTCCGCAGGCAGTGGAGGACGGAGAACGGTCGAGCCAGGCTGTGAGCACCTCCGTCTCGCACGCCCAGCGGACGCAGGCCACGGCTGTCTCGCGAGATCGCTCCGAACAGGACGGTGAGGACCGTTGA
- a CDS encoding glutaredoxin family protein: MSGTVEHEVTLLVRQNCPACDTAETELAEVCSELGVPWEVSDVDADAELRAEFGDRVPVILVDGAEHGFWKVEPQRLRSALTR; the protein is encoded by the coding sequence GTGTCCGGCACGGTCGAGCACGAGGTGACGCTGCTCGTGCGGCAGAACTGTCCCGCCTGCGACACCGCCGAGACGGAGCTCGCCGAGGTGTGCTCCGAGCTCGGCGTGCCGTGGGAGGTGTCCGACGTCGACGCCGACGCCGAACTGCGGGCGGAGTTCGGTGACCGGGTTCCGGTGATTCTCGTCGACGGAGCCGAGCACGGTTTCTGGAAGGTGGAGCCGCAGCGGTTGCGGTCGGCGTTGACGCGCTGA
- a CDS encoding uroporphyrinogen-III synthase, whose translation MTRARNTPGRVAFVGSGPGDSGLLTVRAKHLLTHASLVVTDPDVPADVSALADEAAEVRPAVGEPSDVAGNLAEEAQTGRPVVRLVSGDPFTADAVVREVQEVAKTDVSFEVVPGVSGGTAVPAYAGVALGSAHAEVDVRGEVDWAALANTNGPLVLHAAGSHLAEAASALVEHGMNPQTPVAVTAYGTTVSERTIDTTLSSMAGDAGELQGSLVVTVGQVAGNRSGLSWWETRALYGWKVLVPRTKDQAGAMSDRLWSHGAVSHEVPTISVEPPRSPAQMERAVKGLVDGRYQWVVFTSANAVRAVWEKFHEFGLDARAFSGVKIACVGEATAEKVRSFGINPELLPSGDQSSEGLLQDFPPHDEVLDPVARVLLPRADIATETLSAGLTERGWEVDDVTAYRTVRAAPPPAETREMIKTGGFDAVCFTSSSTVRNLVGIAGKPHARTLVACIGPKTAETAKEFGLRVDVRPDVAQVPSLVDSLAEHAARLRAEGALPPPKKAKRTRRS comes from the coding sequence ATGACCCGAGCACGTAATACCCCCGGACGAGTGGCATTCGTGGGCTCCGGCCCCGGTGATTCGGGCCTGCTCACCGTCCGGGCGAAGCATTTGCTCACACACGCGTCACTGGTGGTGACGGATCCGGACGTTCCGGCCGATGTGTCCGCGCTGGCGGACGAGGCCGCCGAGGTGCGTCCCGCCGTCGGCGAGCCGTCCGACGTTGCGGGCAACCTGGCCGAGGAGGCGCAGACCGGCAGGCCGGTGGTGCGCCTGGTTTCCGGGGACCCGTTCACCGCGGACGCGGTGGTTCGCGAAGTACAGGAGGTCGCCAAGACCGACGTCTCCTTCGAGGTGGTTCCCGGTGTGTCCGGCGGAACCGCGGTCCCGGCCTACGCGGGTGTCGCGCTCGGCTCCGCGCACGCCGAGGTGGATGTCCGGGGCGAGGTGGACTGGGCGGCGTTGGCCAACACCAACGGCCCCCTGGTGCTGCACGCCGCGGGCAGTCACCTGGCCGAGGCCGCTTCCGCGCTGGTCGAGCACGGGATGAACCCCCAGACCCCCGTCGCGGTCACCGCTTACGGGACCACCGTCTCGGAGCGCACCATCGACACCACGCTGTCCTCGATGGCCGGCGACGCCGGTGAGCTGCAGGGTTCGCTGGTCGTCACCGTCGGCCAGGTCGCCGGGAACCGCAGCGGGCTGTCCTGGTGGGAGACCAGGGCGCTGTACGGGTGGAAGGTGCTGGTCCCGCGGACCAAGGACCAGGCGGGCGCGATGAGCGACCGGCTGTGGTCGCACGGCGCCGTCTCCCACGAGGTGCCCACGATCTCCGTCGAGCCCCCGCGCAGCCCGGCCCAGATGGAGCGGGCCGTGAAGGGGCTGGTGGACGGCCGCTACCAGTGGGTCGTGTTCACCTCGGCCAACGCGGTCCGCGCCGTGTGGGAGAAGTTCCACGAGTTCGGGCTGGACGCCAGGGCCTTCTCCGGCGTCAAGATCGCCTGCGTCGGCGAGGCCACCGCGGAGAAGGTGCGCTCCTTCGGCATCAACCCGGAGCTGCTGCCCTCCGGTGACCAGTCCAGCGAGGGGCTGCTCCAGGACTTCCCCCCGCACGACGAGGTCCTCGACCCGGTGGCCAGGGTGCTGCTGCCGCGGGCCGACATCGCCACCGAGACCCTTTCGGCCGGGCTGACCGAGCGCGGCTGGGAGGTGGACGACGTGACCGCCTACCGCACGGTCCGCGCCGCCCCGCCGCCGGCCGAGACGCGCGAGATGATCAAGACCGGTGGTTTCGACGCGGTGTGCTTCACCTCGTCCTCCACCGTCCGGAACTTGGTCGGCATCGCCGGCAAGCCGCACGCCAGGACCCTGGTGGCCTGCATCGGGCCCAAGACGGCCGAGACGGCCAAGGAGTTCGGGCTGCGCGTGGACGTGCGGCCGGACGTGGCGCAGGTCCCCTCGCTGGTGGACTCGCTCGCCGAGCACGCGGCCCGGTTGCGGGCCGAGGGCGCGCTGCCGCCGCCGAAGAAGGCCAAGCGGACCCGGCGCTCCTGA
- a CDS encoding sugar phosphate isomerase/epimerase family protein, giving the protein MTRETPGVATPEPHRPAVPVGLSSASVWPQPVRAAFEMAADLGYDGVEVMVWADATSQDVSALGRLSEQHGVPVLAVHAPCLLITQRVWSSEPEERLRRAVVAASELGASTVVVHPPFRWQRRYAEGFAELVASLEETSGIRVAVENMFPVRPPNSWDRLRGNRATGLSAFRPSPDPTETGFRHYTLDVSHAAAAQTDPLELMRRMGDGLAHVHLTDGTGAPRDEHLLPGHGTQPCAEVCTTLGSGGYTGAVVVEVNTRKAKTADQRAAQLAEALLFARLHLEPLRV; this is encoded by the coding sequence ATGACTCGCGAAACACCTGGCGTAGCGACACCCGAGCCCCACCGGCCCGCCGTGCCGGTGGGGCTCTCCAGCGCGTCGGTATGGCCGCAGCCCGTGCGGGCGGCTTTCGAGATGGCCGCCGACCTGGGGTACGACGGTGTCGAGGTGATGGTGTGGGCGGACGCGACCAGCCAGGACGTCTCCGCGCTGGGCAGACTGTCCGAGCAGCACGGAGTTCCGGTGCTGGCGGTGCACGCCCCGTGCCTGCTGATCACGCAGCGGGTTTGGTCCTCCGAGCCGGAGGAACGATTGCGCAGGGCTGTGGTGGCCGCGAGTGAGCTGGGGGCCTCGACGGTCGTGGTGCATCCGCCGTTCCGCTGGCAGCGCAGGTACGCGGAGGGGTTCGCCGAGCTGGTGGCGAGCCTGGAGGAGACCAGCGGGATCCGGGTCGCGGTCGAGAACATGTTCCCCGTTCGTCCCCCGAACAGCTGGGACAGGTTGCGCGGCAACAGGGCGACCGGGCTGTCGGCGTTCCGCCCCTCGCCCGACCCGACCGAGACCGGTTTCCGGCACTACACGCTGGACGTCTCGCACGCGGCCGCGGCCCAGACCGATCCGCTGGAGCTGATGAGGCGCATGGGGGACGGGCTGGCGCACGTCCACCTGACGGACGGGACGGGAGCGCCCCGTGACGAGCACCTGCTCCCGGGGCACGGCACCCAGCCCTGCGCGGAGGTGTGCACGACCCTGGGATCGGGCGGCTACACGGGAGCGGTGGTCGTCGAGGTCAACACGCGGAAGGCCAAGACCGCCGACCAGCGTGCGGCGCAGCTGGCCGAGGCCCTGCTGTTCGCCAGGCTGCACCTGGAGCCGCTGCGCGTCTGA
- a CDS encoding sigma-70 family RNA polymerase sigma factor, with protein MLQATVQHQPTPRRPPALPEVAQQPHPDDSGGGTRQLSTALREPTGTEEPTGSTAAPAPPEQSGTGGWNHVHAAQNGDDQAFGMLYDQYSHLVYRYVLLRVSDHCLAEDITSETFARALRRIASVSYQGRDVAAWFITIAKNLLLDHIKSSRNRLEVPLADPGEANRNGGPHHNGPEQQVLAEAAHAELLDCVRRLNSDQRECIRLRFLQGLSVTETAERMQRNEGAVKALQHRAIRRLAQLLPDDPR; from the coding sequence ATGCTTCAGGCCACGGTTCAGCACCAACCGACGCCGCGCCGTCCCCCGGCCCTCCCCGAAGTGGCTCAACAGCCGCACCCCGACGACTCGGGAGGCGGCACCCGGCAGCTCAGCACGGCGCTGCGGGAACCGACGGGCACCGAGGAACCGACCGGGAGCACGGCCGCACCTGCCCCGCCGGAGCAGTCCGGCACGGGCGGCTGGAACCACGTCCACGCCGCGCAGAACGGTGACGACCAGGCGTTCGGCATGCTCTACGACCAGTACTCGCACCTGGTCTACCGCTACGTGCTGCTCCGCGTCAGCGACCACTGCCTGGCCGAGGACATCACGAGCGAGACCTTCGCCCGCGCGCTGCGGCGCATCGCCTCGGTGAGCTACCAGGGCCGCGACGTGGCCGCCTGGTTCATCACGATCGCGAAGAACCTCCTGCTCGACCACATCAAGTCCAGCCGCAACAGGCTGGAGGTCCCGCTGGCCGATCCCGGCGAGGCCAACAGGAACGGGGGCCCGCACCACAACGGTCCCGAGCAGCAGGTGCTGGCCGAGGCCGCCCACGCGGAGCTGCTGGACTGCGTCCGCAGACTCAACTCCGACCAGCGCGAGTGCATCAGGCTGCGGTTCCTCCAGGGGCTGTCCGTCACCGAGACGGCCGAGCGCATGCAGCGCAACGAAGGTGCCGTGAAGGCACTGCAGCACCGGGCCATCCGCAGACTCGCCCAACTGCTGCCCGACGACCCGCGCTGA
- a CDS encoding NAD-dependent epimerase/dehydratase family protein, whose amino-acid sequence MPDVVLVTGVSRFIGAHLAGRLAESPGVGRVLGVDVVPPSPELSRRMGGAEFVRADIRHPLIAKIVSEARVDTVVQASTGSDGLPTARTAHREMSVLGTMRLMAACQSSPRVRKLVLKSTSAVYGASPRDPAVFTEDTAPRDLPSSGCAKDAVEVEGYARGLGRRRPDMDITVLRFTDLIGPRIDSALTRYFSLPLVPTILGRDARLQLLHTEDALTALQRATLEEHPGVFNVGGDGVLMLGQAIRRAGRVPSPVPGVAVPPLTGFLRGTNLSGISTEQLELLNFGRVVDTTKLRERFGFVPRWTTQQAFDDFVRGRDLRPLVSPERIREAERGLGRVVSRAGR is encoded by the coding sequence GTGCCGGATGTCGTGCTCGTCACGGGGGTCAGCCGTTTCATCGGTGCGCACCTGGCCGGAAGGCTGGCCGAGTCCCCCGGAGTGGGCAGAGTGCTCGGAGTGGACGTCGTCCCCCCGTCCCCGGAGCTGTCGCGCAGGATGGGCGGCGCGGAGTTCGTGCGCGCCGATATCAGGCACCCGCTGATCGCCAAGATCGTTTCCGAGGCGCGGGTGGACACGGTCGTGCAGGCCTCGACCGGTTCGGACGGTCTGCCGACGGCCCGCACCGCGCACAGGGAGATGAGCGTTCTCGGCACCATGCGGCTGATGGCCGCCTGCCAGAGCTCCCCGCGGGTGCGGAAACTGGTGCTGAAGTCGACCAGCGCGGTCTACGGGGCCAGCCCGCGCGACCCCGCGGTGTTCACCGAGGACACGGCTCCCAGGGATCTGCCCTCCTCCGGGTGCGCGAAGGACGCCGTCGAGGTGGAGGGCTACGCGCGCGGGCTCGGGCGGCGCCGTCCCGACATGGACATAACGGTCCTGCGCTTCACCGACCTGATCGGACCGCGCATCGACTCCGCCCTGACCAGGTACTTCTCCCTCCCCCTCGTGCCGACGATCCTCGGTCGGGACGCCCGGTTGCAGCTGCTGCACACGGAGGACGCCCTGACCGCGCTGCAACGAGCCACCCTGGAGGAGCACCCCGGGGTGTTCAACGTGGGCGGGGACGGGGTGCTCATGCTCGGCCAGGCGATCAGAAGAGCGGGCAGGGTGCCGAGCCCGGTACCCGGGGTGGCGGTCCCGCCGCTGACCGGTTTCCTGCGCGGGACGAACCTGTCCGGGATCTCCACCGAACAGCTGGAGTTGCTGAACTTCGGGCGCGTGGTGGACACGACGAAGCTGCGCGAGCGGTTCGGGTTCGTTCCGAGGTGGACCACTCAACAGGCCTTCGACGACTTCGTGCGCGGCAGGGACCTGCGTCCGCTGGTCTCCCCCGAGCGGATCAGGGAGGCCGAACGCGGGCTCGGCAGGGTGGTCTCCCGAGCGGGCCGATAG
- a CDS encoding redox-sensing transcriptional repressor Rex, with amino-acid sequence MRDGDAHGAEEPASEQQSSDGVAIPEPQDRAKAIPEAAVARLAVYLRVLSGFAEQEVHTVSSEELAVAAGVNSAKLRKDLSYIGSYGTRGVGYEVAVLIGQIERTLGLTQQHSVAVIGIGNLGHALANYGGFPSRGFPVAALFDLDPDLMGVPVGGIPVDHVDDIPRVCAERDVTIGAIATPAKGAQEVCDRLVQAGVRCVLNFAPVVLQVPEEVEVRKVDLAVEMQILSFHVARRSQETSESTTSEAEAEADGAAQSKTRDVNAGVNPVDGMVVRP; translated from the coding sequence GTGCGAGACGGCGACGCGCACGGCGCGGAAGAGCCCGCATCGGAGCAGCAGTCGTCGGACGGGGTGGCCATCCCCGAGCCCCAGGACCGCGCCAAGGCGATCCCGGAGGCCGCCGTGGCCAGGCTCGCGGTGTATCTGCGCGTGCTGTCCGGCTTCGCCGAGCAGGAGGTCCACACCGTCTCCAGCGAGGAGCTGGCGGTAGCCGCCGGGGTGAACTCGGCGAAACTGCGCAAGGACCTCTCCTACATCGGTTCCTACGGCACCCGCGGTGTCGGTTACGAGGTCGCGGTGCTCATCGGGCAGATCGAGCGGACGCTCGGGCTGACCCAGCAGCACAGCGTCGCCGTGATCGGCATCGGTAACCTGGGGCACGCGCTCGCCAACTACGGCGGGTTCCCCAGCAGGGGATTCCCGGTCGCGGCGCTGTTCGACCTCGACCCGGACCTCATGGGGGTGCCGGTCGGAGGGATCCCCGTCGACCACGTCGACGACATCCCCCGCGTGTGCGCCGAGCGGGACGTCACCATCGGTGCGATCGCCACGCCGGCCAAGGGGGCGCAGGAGGTCTGTGACCGCCTCGTGCAGGCCGGTGTCCGGTGCGTTCTCAACTTCGCCCCCGTGGTTCTGCAGGTCCCCGAGGAGGTCGAGGTGCGCAAGGTGGACCTCGCGGTGGAGATGCAGATCCTGTCCTTCCACGTCGCCCGTCGCAGCCAGGAGACCTCGGAGTCCACCACCTCCGAGGCCGAGGCCGAGGCGGACGGCGCGGCGCAGTCGAAAACTCGTGATGTGAATGCCGGGGTCAACCCGGTGGACGGGATGGTGGTTCGGCCGTGA